One segment of Fibrobacter sp. UWT2 DNA contains the following:
- a CDS encoding NAD-dependent epimerase/dehydratase family protein — protein sequence MKILVTGAAGFIGSKLMFMLAERGDEVVGLDNINDYYDVRLKYGRLREGGIEQPGDNFAYGAMVQSTKYKNCRFVKMGIDDKEPLDKLFAEEKFDKVVNLAAQAGVRYSITNPYAYLQSNLVGFLNILEACRHNEVKYLVFASSSSVYGLNSKVPYNEDDKVDNPVSLYAASKKSNELMAHSYSKLYNLPVAGLRFFTVYGPWGRPDMSPMLFARAISKGEPIKVFNNGDMIRDFTYIDDIAEGTIHTLDHVPDAAKCPNNVPYKIYNIGCSHPVKLMDFIAEIENAYGEPAKKNFLPMQPGDVYQTNADTTKLETECGYKPHWSLHDGIAEFMKWYKSDKNPLK from the coding sequence ATGAAAATTCTTGTTACAGGTGCAGCAGGTTTTATTGGCTCCAAGCTCATGTTCATGCTCGCAGAACGCGGCGATGAAGTGGTGGGCCTCGACAACATCAACGACTATTACGATGTACGCCTCAAGTACGGCCGTCTCCGTGAAGGCGGCATTGAGCAGCCCGGCGACAACTTCGCCTACGGCGCCATGGTCCAAAGTACCAAGTACAAGAACTGCCGTTTCGTAAAGATGGGCATCGACGACAAGGAACCCCTGGACAAGCTCTTTGCCGAAGAAAAGTTCGACAAGGTTGTGAACCTCGCCGCTCAGGCTGGCGTTCGTTACTCCATCACGAACCCATACGCCTACCTGCAAAGCAACCTGGTCGGATTCCTGAACATTCTGGAAGCCTGCCGCCATAACGAAGTCAAGTATCTCGTTTTCGCCTCGTCCAGTTCCGTGTACGGCCTCAATAGTAAGGTTCCCTACAACGAAGACGACAAGGTTGACAATCCGGTGAGCTTGTACGCCGCCAGCAAAAAGAGCAACGAGCTCATGGCCCACAGCTACAGCAAGCTTTACAACCTGCCCGTCGCGGGTCTACGGTTCTTCACCGTATACGGTCCGTGGGGACGTCCCGACATGTCGCCTATGCTTTTTGCCCGCGCCATCTCCAAGGGCGAGCCCATCAAGGTGTTCAACAACGGCGACATGATCCGCGATTTCACCTACATCGATGACATCGCCGAAGGCACCATTCACACGCTGGACCATGTGCCCGATGCCGCCAAGTGCCCGAACAACGTGCCCTACAAGATTTACAACATCGGCTGCAGCCACCCCGTAAAGCTCATGGACTTTATCGCCGAAATCGAAAACGCTTACGGCGAGCCCGCCAAGAAGAACTTCTTGCCCATGCAGCCCGGCGACGTGTACCAGACAAACGCCGATACCACCAAACTCGAAACCGAGTGCGGCTACAAGCCCCACTGGAGCCTGCACGACGGCATCGCCGAATTCATGAAGTGGTACAAAAGCGACAAGAACCCGCTGAAGTAG
- a CDS encoding pseudouridine synthase yields MSTVILFNKPFGVLSQFTPESGHAALDTFGFPPGVYAAGRLDHDSEGALLLTDNGKLIKKLLDPKFEHPRTYLAQVDGQITEEAVRKLAKGVDIKGYHTKPCKAEIAEEPDWLWPRNPPVRFRANIPTSWVRLTLIEGKNRQVRHMTAAVGFPTLRLIRVQIGNIPLGDLKPGEWRIVSDKVI; encoded by the coding sequence ATGTCCACGGTCATTCTTTTCAACAAGCCTTTTGGCGTTTTGAGCCAGTTCACGCCGGAGTCAGGCCATGCGGCGCTCGATACGTTCGGATTCCCGCCGGGGGTGTATGCGGCGGGGCGCTTGGATCACGATAGTGAGGGGGCGCTCTTGCTGACGGACAACGGCAAGCTTATCAAGAAACTGCTGGACCCGAAGTTTGAACACCCGCGTACCTATTTGGCGCAGGTTGACGGCCAGATTACCGAAGAGGCGGTGCGCAAGCTTGCCAAAGGCGTTGACATCAAGGGTTATCATACTAAGCCCTGCAAGGCCGAAATTGCGGAAGAACCGGACTGGCTTTGGCCCCGCAATCCGCCGGTACGTTTCCGTGCGAATATTCCCACAAGCTGGGTGCGCCTCACGCTTATCGAGGGCAAAAATCGCCAGGTTCGTCATATGACGGCGGCGGTGGGGTTCCCGACGCTTCGCCTGATTCGCGTGCAAATCGGTAATATACCCTTGGGTGATTTAAAACCGGGCGAGTGGCGCATAGTTTCCGATAAAGTAATTTAG
- a CDS encoding extracellular solute-binding protein, with translation MKKFYSAAFVSAALMVSALSLSACNESGSKGAKSAGKNAELNCPELPQDPEATGEFDPIASKDARPCGAITLWGSAMPKSFNMWEDYNSFSAELMGMMFEPLVSLHSTEDREVGILADSWSVSEDGKTFTFHVDPRAKWSDGKSVTAEDVQFYYDVIMDEKNLTPIFKVGLSRFDRPEVVDSLTIKMTAKESHWGNFWEAAGMLAFPKHAWAGKDFNQIRYEFPVVSGPYKIKTFREDRYVELARRADWWGFKKNWNRGKYNFEKIRYRFMNDQTKALEAFKKQDINAYAIYTSSIWMKQTDFDAIQKGWAVKQRIFNKEPIGFQGMAINLRKPQFQDVRVRRALNMLLNREAMNEKYMYNQYFLLNSYYPDLWEGNQNPTAPLYKFNPDSARVLFAEAGYKVNAQGVLEKDGKPFAINFITSQEDLRHLTLFQEDLKKVGVVATIEQMSQSTLRKRLDDADFDLYWVNWGAGRLRDPEASWNSTTALQKGTNNLAGVQDKVVDSLINLQKTEFDLAKRNEILKALDNRLAEIVPYVLMWQCDHHRILYWNRYGTPEKVFDRFNREDAIPVYWWLDPTKSAALDKAMKAGESLPIPEYDIK, from the coding sequence ATGAAAAAGTTTTATAGTGCTGCATTTGTCTCTGCGGCTTTGATGGTTTCGGCGCTGTCGCTTAGTGCTTGCAATGAATCTGGTTCCAAGGGTGCAAAGTCTGCTGGCAAGAATGCCGAATTGAATTGCCCCGAACTCCCGCAAGACCCGGAAGCAACGGGCGAGTTCGACCCGATTGCCTCGAAGGATGCCCGCCCCTGTGGCGCGATTACGCTTTGGGGTTCTGCGATGCCGAAGTCCTTCAACATGTGGGAAGACTACAACAGTTTTTCCGCCGAACTCATGGGCATGATGTTTGAACCGCTCGTGAGCCTGCATAGCACCGAAGACCGCGAAGTGGGAATCCTCGCTGACAGTTGGAGCGTTAGCGAAGACGGCAAGACGTTCACCTTCCATGTGGATCCGCGTGCCAAGTGGAGCGACGGTAAATCGGTGACCGCCGAAGATGTGCAGTTCTACTACGACGTCATCATGGACGAGAAAAACCTCACGCCGATTTTCAAGGTGGGGCTCAGCCGCTTTGACCGCCCCGAGGTCGTGGATAGCTTAACGATCAAGATGACCGCGAAGGAATCTCACTGGGGTAACTTCTGGGAAGCCGCGGGCATGCTCGCCTTCCCGAAGCATGCGTGGGCCGGTAAGGACTTCAACCAGATCCGCTACGAATTCCCGGTGGTGTCTGGCCCGTATAAGATCAAGACTTTCCGCGAAGACCGCTACGTGGAACTTGCGCGCCGTGCCGATTGGTGGGGCTTCAAGAAGAACTGGAACCGCGGCAAGTACAACTTCGAAAAAATCCGCTACCGCTTCATGAACGACCAGACCAAAGCGCTCGAAGCTTTCAAGAAACAGGACATCAACGCCTACGCGATTTACACCAGCAGCATTTGGATGAAGCAGACTGACTTCGACGCTATTCAGAAGGGCTGGGCGGTCAAGCAGCGTATCTTCAACAAGGAACCGATTGGTTTCCAAGGCATGGCTATCAACTTGCGCAAGCCGCAGTTCCAAGATGTTCGCGTGCGCCGCGCCCTCAACATGCTCCTGAATCGCGAAGCCATGAATGAAAAGTACATGTACAACCAGTACTTCTTGCTCAACAGCTATTACCCTGACCTGTGGGAAGGCAACCAGAATCCGACGGCGCCGCTCTACAAGTTCAACCCGGATAGCGCCCGCGTCCTCTTTGCCGAAGCGGGCTACAAGGTGAATGCGCAGGGCGTGCTCGAAAAAGACGGCAAGCCGTTCGCCATCAACTTTATCACGAGCCAAGAAGACTTGCGTCACCTCACGCTGTTCCAGGAAGACCTGAAGAAAGTGGGTGTTGTGGCGACTATTGAACAGATGTCGCAGAGTACCTTACGCAAGCGCTTGGACGATGCCGACTTCGACCTTTACTGGGTGAACTGGGGTGCAGGCCGCTTGCGCGATCCGGAAGCTAGCTGGAATTCGACAACCGCATTGCAGAAGGGCACGAACAACTTGGCCGGCGTGCAGGACAAGGTGGTGGATAGCTTAATCAACTTGCAGAAGACAGAATTCGATTTGGCCAAGCGCAACGAAATCCTGAAGGCGCTTGACAACCGCCTGGCCGAAATCGTGCCTTACGTACTTATGTGGCAATGCGACCATCACCGCATTCTCTACTGGAACCGTTACGGTACGCCGGAGAAAGTATTTGATCGCTTCAACCGCGAAGACGCAATCCCTGTTTACTGGTGGCTAGACCCCACAAAGTCTGCCGCTCTCGACAAGGCCATGAAGGCTGGCGAATCGCTCCCGATTCCGGAATACGATATCAAATAG